A stretch of Desulfobacter hydrogenophilus DNA encodes these proteins:
- a CDS encoding glutamine--tRNA ligase/YqeY domain fusion protein yields the protein MDTQTAKGHFIENIIKEDLAENKNNGRVVTRFPPEPNGFLHIGHAKSICLNFKMAQQFNGTCNLRFDDSNPAKEKQIYIDSIKSTVKWLGFDYNTPFHASDYFDALHDFAVELIKNGKAYVCSLSADEMKELRGTLTEPGKDSPHRDRSVEENLDLFRRMKAGEFDEGTHTLRAKIDMTSPNINMRDPVIYRVKKAPHPRTGDKWCIYPMYDFTHCISDALEGITHSLCSLEFEDHRPLYDWILDNITIPCHPQQIEFARMNINYTVLSKRKLQRLVSEGLVTGWDDPRLPTLEGLRRRGYTPAAIRNFCDAIGVSKKESRIDMGLLESCLRDDLNENSPRVMGVTRPLKVTLENYPEGQTEILEAMNHPQKPEAGKRGVSFSKHLYVEQDDFMEDPPKKFFRLGPGREVRLRAAYLITCKEIIKNEAGEVIELICTYDPETRGGTAPDGRKVKGTIHWVNAQDCIDAQVRLYDRLFKDENPEKDGQDFVENINPDSLEILEHAKLERNLEKAEPEAVYQFERLGYFCLDSKESTPEKPVFNRTVTLRDTWAKMARK from the coding sequence ATGGATACACAAACCGCCAAAGGGCATTTTATTGAAAACATTATCAAAGAAGATCTTGCCGAAAATAAAAACAATGGTCGCGTGGTCACGCGCTTTCCGCCGGAACCCAACGGATTTCTGCACATCGGCCACGCCAAATCCATCTGCCTGAATTTTAAAATGGCCCAGCAATTTAACGGGACGTGCAACCTGCGGTTTGATGACTCCAACCCGGCCAAGGAAAAACAGATTTACATTGATTCCATCAAGTCAACCGTCAAATGGCTGGGGTTTGACTACAATACGCCTTTCCATGCATCAGACTATTTTGATGCCCTTCATGATTTTGCCGTTGAACTGATCAAAAATGGCAAAGCCTATGTATGCAGTCTGTCCGCCGATGAAATGAAAGAACTCCGCGGGACCCTCACCGAGCCAGGCAAAGACTCTCCGCACAGAGACAGAAGTGTGGAGGAAAACCTGGATCTGTTCCGGCGGATGAAGGCCGGCGAATTTGATGAAGGCACGCACACCCTGCGGGCCAAGATCGACATGACCTCCCCCAACATCAACATGAGGGATCCGGTCATCTACAGGGTCAAAAAAGCACCCCACCCCCGCACCGGGGACAAGTGGTGCATTTACCCCATGTACGACTTCACCCACTGCATCTCCGATGCCCTGGAAGGAATCACCCACTCCCTGTGCAGTCTTGAATTTGAGGATCACCGGCCGCTGTACGACTGGATTCTGGATAACATAACCATACCCTGCCATCCCCAACAGATCGAATTTGCCCGAATGAATATCAACTATACGGTGCTAAGCAAAAGAAAACTGCAGCGCCTGGTCAGCGAAGGCCTGGTCACCGGATGGGACGACCCCAGACTTCCCACCCTGGAAGGCCTACGTCGCAGGGGATATACCCCGGCTGCCATTCGTAATTTCTGTGATGCGATCGGGGTATCCAAAAAAGAGAGCCGCATTGACATGGGCCTGCTTGAATCCTGCCTCAGGGACGACCTCAACGAAAATTCTCCCCGGGTCATGGGGGTTACCCGGCCTTTGAAAGTCACCCTGGAAAATTATCCAGAGGGACAGACCGAAATCCTGGAGGCCATGAATCATCCCCAGAAACCGGAAGCCGGCAAACGAGGGGTCAGTTTCTCCAAGCATCTCTATGTTGAACAGGATGATTTCATGGAAGATCCCCCAAAAAAATTCTTCCGCCTGGGACCGGGCCGGGAAGTGCGCCTGCGGGCCGCCTACCTGATCACCTGCAAAGAGATCATTAAAAATGAGGCCGGGGAAGTGATTGAACTGATCTGCACCTATGACCCGGAAACCCGCGGCGGCACTGCCCCGGACGGCAGAAAGGTCAAGGGTACCATCCACTGGGTAAATGCCCAGGACTGCATAGATGCACAGGTCCGGCTTTATGACAGGCTTTTCAAGGATGAAAACCCGGAAAAAGACGGCCAGGATTTTGTGGAAAACATCAATCCGGATTCCCTTGAAATTCTGGAACACGCCAAATTGGAAAGAAACCTTGAAAAGGCGGAACCTGAGGCGGTTTATCAGTTTGAACGGCTGGGCTACTTCTGCTTGGACTCAAAAGAGAGCACACCGGAAAAACCGGTTTTCAATCGCACTGTCACGCTTAGGGATACCTGGGCAAAGATGGCAAGAAAATAA
- a CDS encoding CoA-binding protein: MEEKKETVAVVGASPLKDRYSNKAQTMLEEYGHSPVPVAPKHETIEGKTVYHSLSDIPQAIDTVTMYLGPARQDKVIDQILDLKPQRVIFNPGTENPQAYEKLKSAGIKVQEACTLVLLKTNQYMKPFNP, from the coding sequence ATGGAAGAAAAAAAAGAAACCGTTGCCGTGGTCGGTGCAAGTCCGTTGAAGGACAGATATTCCAACAAGGCCCAGACCATGCTGGAAGAGTACGGCCACAGCCCCGTACCCGTAGCACCCAAACATGAAACCATTGAAGGCAAAACCGTTTATCATTCGCTTTCCGATATCCCCCAAGCCATTGACACGGTGACCATGTATCTGGGCCCGGCCCGCCAGGACAAAGTGATCGACCAGATTCTGGACCTCAAACCCCAACGGGTGATCTTCAACCCCGGCACGGAAAACCCCCAGGCCTATGAAAAACTCAAATCCGCCGGAATCAAGGTCCAGGAAGCCTGCACCCTGGTTCTGTTGAAAACCAACCAATACATGAAACCCTTTAATCCTTAA